The Streptomyces sp. WZ-12 genome segment TCGGGGAGCGGGTGCTGCACAAGACGTCCGTGGGTTTCGACGTCTCCTGGTGGGAGCTGTGCTGGCCGCTGATCGCCGGCGGCACCGTGGTGCTCGCCGCGCCCGGTGCGCACCGGGACCCGCTGGAACTGGTGCGGCTCATCGAACGGGCCCGGATCACCGCCGTCCATTTCGTGCCGAGCATGTTCGCCCCGTTCCTGTCCGAGGCGGCGCGCACCGCCACCGGGCGCTCGCCGCTGCGCCGGGTGCTGTGCAGCGGCGAGGCGCTGCCGGCCACCGCCAGGGAGCGGTTCTTCGAGCTGTTCGCCGCGCAGTTGCACAACCTCTACGGCCCGACCGAGGCTTCCGTCGACGTCACGGCCTGGCAGTGCGCACCGTCCGACACGGGACCGGTCCCGATCGGGCGGCCGATCAGCAACACCTCGGTCCGGGTGCTCGACGACCGGCTCCGCCCGGTGCCGGTGCCGGCGACCGGCGAGCTGTTCATCGGCGGGGACGGGCTGGCCACCGGCTACCTCCGACGGCCGGAGCAGACCGCGGCGGCGTTCCTGCCCGCTCCTCACGGGGGTCCGGGGAGCCGGATCTACCGCACCGGTGACCGGGCCCGGCGCCGTCCCGACGGCGCGCTCGTCTTCCTCGGCCGGACCGACCAGCAGGTGAAGATCGCCGGAATGCGGGTCGAACTCGGCGAGGTCGCCGAACTGTTGAGGGCGTTGCCCGGCGTGACCGACGCCGTCGCCCTCGTGCGCGACGGCAGACTGACCGGCTATGTCACCGGACCGGACGCCCCGCCCCCCGCCGTGCTGCGCGACCGGCTGCGCCGTTCGGTGCCCGGCCACCTGGTGCCGACGGATCTCGTGGCGGTCGAGGCATTGCCGGTCACCGCGAGCGGCAAGCTGGACCGACGGACCCTACCCGCACCGGAGGAGGACCCCGACCGGGAACGGTCGACCACCCCGGTGCCCACCGTCGAACTCACCCCGACCGAACGGGCCTTGGCGGCCCTGTGGGAGGGGCACCTCGGCGGGACGGGGATCGACGTGCACACCGATTTCTTCACCCTCGGCGGCGACTCGATCCTGGCGATCCGGATCGTCGCTTCGGCGAGGGCGGCGGGATACGGCTTCACCGTCACCGAGCTGCTGGCCCACCCCAGCGTCGCGGAGCTGGCGGCGTATCTCGACTCCCGGCGGGAGACTGCCCCGCAGGAGCCCGAGTCGAGCGGGAAGACGGTGCCACCGTTCGGCCTGTGCCCGGCGCTGGCCGGCCGGCCGGGACTGGCCGACGCCTACCCGGTCTCGATGGCCCAGCAGGCCCTGCTGGTCCACCGGAGCGACGACCCCGGCTACGAGGTGTACGTGACCAGCATCGCGGTGGCGGCCCCCCTCGACCCGGCCGCACTGGAACAGGCCGTCGCCCACACCCTGGCCCAACACCCCTACCTGCGCTCCTACTTCGACCTCACCGGCCGTGCCGAGCCGGTACAACTCGTGCCGCAGACCGTCCCGCGGCCGCCCGTCGAGGTGCTCGACCAGCGCTGCGATCCCGCCCGCGACAAGAGCTTCGGGGCGTGGCTGCTCAGCGAGCGCAAGCGGCACTTCGACCTCGACCGCGGGCCGCTGGTGCGGTTCACCGCGCACGACCACGGCACCGGCTTCCGGCTGACCGTCAGCAGCTTCGCGCTCGACGGCTGGTGCACCGCACTGGTGCTCACCGGGCTGCTCGCCGCGTACCGGGCCGCACTGCGGGGCCGCCCGCCCGCCCCGGCCGTACTCCGCACCGGGTACGCGGACTTCGTCGCACTGGAACGCGCCGCCATCCGCTCACCGGAGCACCGCGCCTTCTGGGCGGCGGAGCTGCGCGGCGCCGCACCCTGCACGCTGCCCCGAGGAACACACCAACGACCGCCGGCACAGGGGCCGGTGTACCAGCAGCGCACCATCGTGGAGCTCGACGACGCGGTGCGGGACGCTCTCATCGGGCTCGCCGCCGAGCTCGGGGTCGGGCTCAAGCACGTCCTGCTCGGCGTGCACCTGCGGATCGTCCGGTTGCTGACCGGCCGCACCGACCTGGTCACCGGCCTGGAGACCAACGGCAGACCCGAACGCCCGGACGGCGACCGGGTGGTCGGCGTGTTCAACAACATCCTGCCGCTGCGCGCCGCGGTCCCGGCCGGGGCGAGCTGGGCGCAGCTGGCGCTCGCGGCCTACGCGGCCGAGACGAGGGTCTCGCCCTATCGGCGCTACCCACTGGTCGCGTTGAACCGGGAGTTCGGCGCGAGCCGGCTGTTCGACACGCTGTTCGTCTTCACCCACTTCCACCTCTACGGCCAACTGTCCGCGCCGGACGACCTCGTGGTATCCGACCTCCAGGCGCCCGACCAGACGTACGTGCCGCTGACCGCCCACTTCAACGTCGACGCGGCGTCCGGCCGGTTGCGCCTGCTGTTGGAGGTCGACCCGGTCGGGGGCGCCGCCGAGCGGGCCGCGGAGATCGCGGACTGGTTTCGTACCGCGCTGGAGGCCGCCGCGCGGGCGCCGCACCGTTCCGCGGCCGGGGACGGCGCGCCGCCCCCCGCGCCCCCGGCCGAACTCCCGCCCCCGCCGGTGACTTCGGTGCTCGCCCTGATCGAGGACGCGGCAGGTCGGTGCGCGGACCGGATCGCGCTGCTCGAAGGCGGCCGGCAGATCAGCTACCGCTCGCTGTGGCAGCGGGCCGGTCGGCTCGCCGGAATGCTCCAGGCACGCTCGGCCGGACCGGAGGCCGTCGTCGGGCTGTGGGCGGACCGCAGCATCGACAGCATCGTCGGCCTGCTGGCCGTCCTCCGCGCCGGAGCGGCCTATCTGCCCCTCGATCCCGAAACCCCACCGCACCAGATCCCCGCACTGCTCGCCGGTGCGGGCGCGGCGCTCCTGGTGCTGCCGCCCGCGACGGCCGCCCCCGCCGGCGTCGACCCGAGCGCGTTGCTGTGCACCGACGCCGTCGGCCGCGGCGCGCCGGCCCGGCTGCGCCGCCCCGACCTGCGCCCGGAACACCTGGTCTGCGTGCTGGCCACCTCGGGCTCCACCGGGCCGCCGAAGCTGGTCGGCGTCCCGCACCAGGGCCTGGCCAACTACCTGCGCTGGTGCCTGCCCGCGTACGGGATCACCGAGCGCACCTGTTCGCCCGTGCACTCCTCCCTGGCCTTCGACCTGAGCGTGACCGCGCTGCTCGCGCCGCTGGCGGCCGGGGGGACGGCGCACCTGGTGCCCGGTACGGACCCGACCCGGCTGGGCGCGGCGCTGGCCGTCGGACGCCACACCCTGCTGAAGGTCACCCCCTCCCACCTGTCCGCGCTGACGGCACAACTGGCCGCGCAGCGGCGCGCACTCAGCGGCATCACCGCGGTGGTCGGCGGCGAGCAGTTGGACGCCGCGCAGGTCGCCGCGGTGCGCGAAGTCGCCCCGGACGCCGTGGTGTTCAACGAGTACGGGCCGACCGAGACCGTCGTCGGCTGCTGCGTCCAGCCGGTGGCGGAGCCCGGTGCCGGACCGGTGCCGATCGGCGGCCCGATCACGGGCACTTCGGCCGTGGTGCTGGTGGACGGCGTGCCCGCCCCGACCGGCGCGCCGGGGGAGCTGGCGATCGGCGGCTTCGGCGTCACCAGGGGCTATCTCGGCCGGCCCGCGGAGACCGCCGGGGTCTTCGTCCCGGACCCGGAGCGCCGCGGCGCACGTCGCTACCGCACCGGAGACGTGGTGCGCCGGCTGGCCGACGGCGCGTTGCTGTTCCACGGGCGCACCGACCGGCAGGTCAAGATCCGCGGCTTCCGGGTGGAGCTCGGCGAGATCGAGCAGGCGCTCGCCGCGCACCCGGCCGTCGCCCGGGCCGCGGTCCTGTTGCGCGCGACGCCGGCCGGCGGCTCGCGGCTGGTCGCCTACTGGTCCCCGGCGCAACGACCGGGTCGCCGCGAACTGCCGTCCGAGGCCCGGCAGTTGCAGGGCTGGCTCGCCGCCCGACTGCCCGGCCGCCTGGTCCCCGTCGAGATCCTGCGCCGTGCCGACCTGCCGCTGACCCGGAACGGCAAGATCGACTACGCGGCGCTGGCCGCGCCACGCGACCGACGCGACCAACTCGTCGAACGGCTGGAGTCACTGACCGAGCAGGAGGCGGCCCTGCTGCTGCGGAAGGCCGGTCGCCCGCCGGGCACCCGGGACGAAGCCGGAGGTAGCGATGTCCGAACCTGATGCGCGCGTGGCACGGCTGTCCGCGACCAAACGGGAGCTGCTGGCCCGGTGGTTGGCCGAGGACGCCGACGACGGCCACGACCCCGCACGGTCGACCGGGCCCCGGACCGAGGCCGAGCGGACCGTCGCCGCGATCTGGCAGGAGGTGCTGGAACTGGACCGCATCGGGATCGACGACGACTACTTCGCCCTGGGCGGGGACTCGGTGCACGCCATCGTGATCGTGGCCAAGCTGGAGCTGGCCGGACTGCGGATCACCGCCCAGGACCTGTTCGACCTGACGACCGTACGGGCCGTCGCGCAGCGGGCGACGCGGGAGGCGCCCGACCCCACACGGCCGCGGCCGCCCGCCCCCGACGCGTACCCGCTCAGCCCGATGCAGGAGGGCATGCTGTACCACTCGGTCGGCGGCAGCAGCCCGGGCGCGTACCTGGTGCAGGTCTGCTGCCTGCTGACCGGACCGCTCGACCCGGCCGCGTTCCGGGCGGCCTGGCAGGCGGTGGTGTCCGCGAACCCGGCACTGCGGGTGTCCTTCGACTGGCGCGAACGGACGCAGGCCCGCCAAGTGGTCGCCCCCGAAGTGGAGTTGACCATCGACCACCTCGACTGGCGGGACCGCGACGAGGCGGACCGGGCCGCCGCCCTGA includes the following:
- a CDS encoding non-ribosomal peptide synthetase, with product MTTQAATIVEVARQHAARTPHRPAYLFLADGVTETASRDFAAVDLRARAIAAELVARGCRGERVLIAHPSGIEYVESFLGCLYAGSVAVPCDSGRGGAGAERLAALRADARPALVLCRAEDAPAALVGLPRADVSAVPDAAADDWTPPPTDPAATAFLQYTSGSTRTPRGVRVSHANVLSNERAIQLACGNDRDATFVGWLPLFHDMGLIANVLQPLYLGSRSVLMPPGAFLRAPLNWLRAIERYRARVSGGPNFAYELCLQRIDEATRATLDLSGWAVAYNGAEPVRDTTMRRFSAGFRTAGFAPAAHFPCYGLAEATLIVTATPFDRPPTSVRAEPAALRAGRVTPVRADEHGSTLVSSGLPVAGTEVRIVDPETRTTLPAGRIGEVWLRGEGIAGGYHNRPEETEETFGARLADPHQGPYLRTGDLGFLLDGGLHLTGRRKDLLVIRGENHHPHDLEHTAERADPALRPSCGAAFPVDVDGVERLVLCYELATSRGELDLVGIAARVRQAIATRHGIETHRLVFLPKGAVPKTTSGKVRRQHCRQSYVDGELPVLGIVGTGRIEIPDLPGRDALDATAPGDRAAVLATALATTASALAGIGGTPPRPDEPLVRLGLDSLRATELRHRVQRRYGVDIGAEALVDGDSPHDLARRILAADATPAAARTSAGAADGDGRLALTANQEALWFEHELDPRGAAYNLSRVLRLDGPLDAPALDRALRTLTARHPALRTTFPVQDGRPWCRVEPEGPRLRVIDVPGESAEHLGARLLEMVERPFDLAGAVPFTATLLRRDAHTHLLVLVAHHLVLDLWSFLVMLDELHTCYLAETTGIPEALAPAGDPQATALADAEDYANSPAYARDLAYWRETLAGAPTGLALPTVRPHPRQRDFHGATAAFRLPSELANEVRALAKRRDCTLFTVLLAAYRALLHRCTGRPDLVLGTLLAGRDSAELADAVGYFVNPVPLRSRCPRGTPFATLLTDTAALLRQVLTHGRYPFRRLVTDLAPARDTGRATLVQSQFVLQQDNGALRDGTFALAQETAGRAAFGAATASAVEVPRRWSQLDLSLSMALVGGELTGRWEYRTGLFDADAVAALSKHLTEVLRAAVATPERAVDDIPLSEDLTGDAGAGPVRRRPDPGGLHHLVAAAAAARPDATAVLAVAADGTTAGLSYAALQRAATTVAAGLRAAGAAPGEPVAVLHRRGRELPIGYLAVLNAGCAVLPLDPADPPPRHAAMLADSGARFLLTEEPLWHRTATLPARVLLTTALLAARPECPYAARVHPEQPAYLLYTSGSTGAPKGVLVPHRGIVNRLAWMQEEYQLGVGERVLHKTSVGFDVSWWELCWPLIAGGTVVLAAPGAHRDPLELVRLIERARITAVHFVPSMFAPFLSEAARTATGRSPLRRVLCSGEALPATARERFFELFAAQLHNLYGPTEASVDVTAWQCAPSDTGPVPIGRPISNTSVRVLDDRLRPVPVPATGELFIGGDGLATGYLRRPEQTAAAFLPAPHGGPGSRIYRTGDRARRRPDGALVFLGRTDQQVKIAGMRVELGEVAELLRALPGVTDAVALVRDGRLTGYVTGPDAPPPAVLRDRLRRSVPGHLVPTDLVAVEALPVTASGKLDRRTLPAPEEDPDRERSTTPVPTVELTPTERALAALWEGHLGGTGIDVHTDFFTLGGDSILAIRIVASARAAGYGFTVTELLAHPSVAELAAYLDSRRETAPQEPESSGKTVPPFGLCPALAGRPGLADAYPVSMAQQALLVHRSDDPGYEVYVTSIAVAAPLDPAALEQAVAHTLAQHPYLRSYFDLTGRAEPVQLVPQTVPRPPVEVLDQRCDPARDKSFGAWLLSERKRHFDLDRGPLVRFTAHDHGTGFRLTVSSFALDGWCTALVLTGLLAAYRAALRGRPPAPAVLRTGYADFVALERAAIRSPEHRAFWAAELRGAAPCTLPRGTHQRPPAQGPVYQQRTIVELDDAVRDALIGLAAELGVGLKHVLLGVHLRIVRLLTGRTDLVTGLETNGRPERPDGDRVVGVFNNILPLRAAVPAGASWAQLALAAYAAETRVSPYRRYPLVALNREFGASRLFDTLFVFTHFHLYGQLSAPDDLVVSDLQAPDQTYVPLTAHFNVDAASGRLRLLLEVDPVGGAAERAAEIADWFRTALEAAARAPHRSAAGDGAPPPAPPAELPPPPVTSVLALIEDAAGRCADRIALLEGGRQISYRSLWQRAGRLAGMLQARSAGPEAVVGLWADRSIDSIVGLLAVLRAGAAYLPLDPETPPHQIPALLAGAGAALLVLPPATAAPAGVDPSALLCTDAVGRGAPARLRRPDLRPEHLVCVLATSGSTGPPKLVGVPHQGLANYLRWCLPAYGITERTCSPVHSSLAFDLSVTALLAPLAAGGTAHLVPGTDPTRLGAALAVGRHTLLKVTPSHLSALTAQLAAQRRALSGITAVVGGEQLDAAQVAAVREVAPDAVVFNEYGPTETVVGCCVQPVAEPGAGPVPIGGPITGTSAVVLVDGVPAPTGAPGELAIGGFGVTRGYLGRPAETAGVFVPDPERRGARRYRTGDVVRRLADGALLFHGRTDRQVKIRGFRVELGEIEQALAAHPAVARAAVLLRATPAGGSRLVAYWSPAQRPGRRELPSEARQLQGWLAARLPGRLVPVEILRRADLPLTRNGKIDYAALAAPRDRRDQLVERLESLTEQEAALLLRKAGRPPGTRDEAGGSDVRT